From Cronobacter turicensis z3032, the proteins below share one genomic window:
- the pflB gene encoding Formate acetyltransferase 1, protein MSELNEKLATAWEGFAKGDWQNEVNVRDFIQKNYTPYEGDESFLAGATEATTSLWDKVMEGVKLENRTHAPVDFDTSVASTITSHDAGYINKTLEKIVGLQTEAPLKRAIIPFGGIKMVEGSCKAYNRELDPQLKKIFTEYRKTHNQGVFDVYTKDILNCRKSGVLTGLPDAYGRGRIIGDYRRVALYGIDFLIKDKYAQFVSLQSDLENGVNLEATIRLREEIAEQHRALGQIKEMAAKYGCDISGPATNAQEAVQWTYFGYLAAVKSQNGAAMSFGRVSTFLDVYIERDLKAGKLNEQEAQELIDHLVMKLRMVRFLRTPEYDELFSGDPIWATESVGGMGVDGRTLVTKNSFRFLNTLYTMGPSPEPNITILWSEKLPLNFKKFAAKVSIDTSSLQYENDDLMRPDFNNDDYAIACCVSPMVVGKQMQFFGARANLAKTMLYAINGGVDEKLKMQVGPKSAPIKGDLLNFDEVMERMDHFMDWLAKQYVTALNIIHYMHDKYSYEASLMALHDRDVIRTMACGIAGLSVAADSLSAIKYAKVKPIRDEDGLAIDFEIEGEYPQFGNNDARVDDLAVDLVERFMKKIQQLKTYRNAIPTQSVLTITSNVVYGKKTGNTPDGRRAGAPFGPGANPMHGRDQKGAVASLTSVAKLPFAYAKDGISYTFSIVPNALGKDDEVRKTNLAGLMDGYFHHEASIEGGQHLNVNVMNREMLLDAMEHPEKYPQLTIRVSGYAVRFNSLTKEQQQDVITRTFTQTM, encoded by the coding sequence ATGTCCGAGCTTAATGAAAAGTTAGCCACAGCCTGGGAAGGTTTCGCGAAAGGCGACTGGCAGAATGAAGTCAACGTCCGCGACTTTATCCAGAAAAACTACACGCCATACGAGGGTGATGAATCCTTCTTGGCTGGCGCAACAGAAGCCACCACTTCACTGTGGGACAAAGTTATGGAAGGCGTCAAACTGGAGAACCGCACTCATGCGCCAGTAGACTTTGACACTTCCGTGGCGTCCACCATCACCTCGCATGACGCAGGTTATATCAACAAGACGCTCGAAAAAATTGTTGGCCTGCAGACTGAAGCTCCGCTGAAACGCGCCATTATTCCGTTTGGCGGCATCAAAATGGTTGAAGGTTCCTGCAAAGCGTACAACCGCGAGCTCGATCCGCAACTGAAAAAAATCTTCACCGAATACCGTAAAACCCATAACCAGGGTGTATTCGACGTTTACACCAAAGATATCCTGAACTGCCGTAAATCCGGCGTGCTGACCGGTCTGCCGGATGCTTACGGCCGTGGCCGTATCATCGGTGACTATCGCCGCGTTGCGCTGTACGGTATCGACTTCCTGATAAAAGACAAATACGCGCAGTTTGTTTCCCTGCAGTCTGATCTGGAAAACGGTGTAAACCTGGAAGCGACTATCCGTCTGCGCGAAGAGATTGCTGAACAGCACCGCGCGCTGGGTCAAATCAAAGAGATGGCAGCGAAATATGGCTGCGATATCTCCGGTCCGGCGACTAACGCTCAGGAAGCCGTACAGTGGACTTACTTCGGCTATCTGGCTGCTGTGAAATCCCAGAACGGCGCAGCGATGTCCTTCGGCCGCGTCTCCACGTTCCTTGACGTGTACATCGAACGCGACCTGAAAGCTGGCAAACTCAACGAGCAGGAAGCCCAGGAACTGATCGATCACCTGGTCATGAAACTGCGTATGGTGCGCTTCCTGCGTACCCCGGAATATGATGAGCTGTTCTCCGGCGACCCGATTTGGGCGACCGAATCCGTTGGCGGTATGGGCGTTGACGGCCGTACGCTGGTGACCAAAAACAGCTTCCGCTTCCTGAACACCCTGTACACCATGGGGCCGTCTCCGGAGCCGAACATCACTATCCTGTGGTCCGAAAAACTGCCGCTGAACTTCAAAAAATTCGCGGCGAAAGTTTCCATCGACACCTCTTCTCTGCAGTACGAGAACGATGACCTGATGCGTCCGGACTTCAACAACGACGACTACGCTATCGCCTGCTGCGTAAGCCCGATGGTGGTTGGTAAGCAAATGCAGTTCTTCGGTGCTCGCGCTAACCTCGCGAAAACCATGCTGTACGCTATCAACGGCGGCGTTGATGAAAAACTGAAAATGCAGGTAGGTCCGAAATCTGCACCGATCAAAGGCGATCTGCTGAACTTTGACGAAGTCATGGAACGTATGGATCACTTCATGGACTGGCTGGCGAAACAGTACGTCACCGCCCTGAACATCATCCACTACATGCATGACAAATACAGCTATGAAGCCTCGCTGATGGCGCTGCACGATCGCGACGTTATCCGCACCATGGCGTGTGGTATCGCCGGTCTGTCTGTTGCGGCTGACTCCCTGTCTGCCATTAAATACGCGAAAGTTAAACCGATTCGTGATGAAGATGGTCTGGCAATCGACTTCGAAATCGAAGGCGAATACCCGCAGTTCGGTAACAACGACGCTCGCGTGGATGACCTGGCGGTTGACCTGGTTGAACGTTTCATGAAGAAAATTCAGCAGCTGAAAACCTACCGCAACGCTATCCCGACCCAGTCCGTGCTGACCATTACCTCTAACGTAGTTTATGGTAAGAAAACCGGTAACACCCCGGATGGCCGCCGCGCTGGCGCACCGTTCGGCCCGGGTGCTAACCCGATGCACGGCCGTGACCAGAAAGGCGCTGTTGCCTCTCTGACCTCCGTTGCTAAACTGCCGTTCGCCTACGCGAAAGATGGTATCTCTTATACCTTCTCTATCGTGCCGAACGCGCTGGGTAAAGACGACGAAGTGCGTAAAACCAACCTGGCGGGCCTGATGGATGGTTACTTCCACCATGAAGCGTCCATCGAAGGCGGTCAGCACCTGAACGTGAACGTCATGAACCGTGAAATGCTGCTGGATGCGATGGAACATCCTGAGAAATATCCGCAGCTGACCATTCGCGTGTCTGGCTACGCGGTGCGCTTCAACTCGCTGACCAAAGAGCAGCAGCAGGACGTCATCACCCGTACTTTCACTCAGACAATGTAA
- the focA gene encoding Probable formate transporter 1 — MRKNQTPFSPANLARYDPYQILLHHALLVSTRRINKERVSVKADNPFDSLLPAAMAKVAEEAGVYKATKHPLKTFYLAITAGVFISIAFVFYITATTGAAAMPFGITKLIGGICFSLGLILCVICGADLFTSTVLIVVAKASGRITWGQLTRNWLNVYIGNLIGALLFVLLMWLSGEYMTANGGWGLNVLQTASHKVEHTFIEAVCLGILANLMVCLAVWMSYSGRSLIDKAFIMILPVGMFVASGFEHSIANMFMIPMGIVIRHFGSPEFWSAIHASPDQFSHLTVMNFIIDNLIPVTIGNIIGGGLLVGLTYWVIYLRGDDHR, encoded by the coding sequence TTGCGTAAAAACCAGACGCCTTTCAGTCCTGCAAACCTGGCGAGATATGATCCATATCAAATTTTACTACATCATGCTTTGTTAGTATCAACTCGCCGAATAAATAAAGAGAGAGTTAGTGTGAAAGCTGACAACCCTTTTGACTCCTTACTCCCCGCTGCGATGGCGAAAGTTGCCGAAGAAGCGGGTGTGTACAAAGCCACCAAACATCCGTTAAAGACGTTTTATCTGGCAATTACGGCTGGCGTATTCATTTCCATTGCTTTTGTTTTCTATATCACCGCCACCACCGGCGCTGCCGCAATGCCTTTCGGCATTACAAAATTGATTGGCGGCATCTGTTTCTCACTCGGTCTGATTCTTTGCGTCATTTGCGGCGCCGATCTTTTTACTTCAACGGTGCTGATTGTGGTCGCTAAAGCCAGCGGTCGCATCACCTGGGGTCAACTGACGCGCAACTGGCTGAATGTTTATATCGGCAACCTGATTGGCGCCCTGCTCTTTGTTTTACTGATGTGGCTTTCTGGCGAGTATATGACCGCCAACGGCGGCTGGGGACTCAACGTCCTGCAGACCGCGTCGCATAAAGTTGAACATACGTTTATTGAGGCGGTTTGCCTCGGCATCCTGGCTAACCTGATGGTGTGTCTGGCCGTCTGGATGAGTTACTCAGGACGCAGCCTTATCGATAAGGCCTTTATTATGATTCTGCCGGTCGGCATGTTTGTGGCCAGCGGTTTCGAACACAGTATCGCCAACATGTTTATGATCCCGATGGGGATAGTGATTCGTCACTTTGGCAGCCCGGAGTTCTGGAGCGCGATCCACGCTTCGCCAGACCAATTTTCTCATCTGACCGTGATGAATTTCATCATCGATAACCTGATACCGGTAACCATAGGTAATATTATTGGTGGGGGGTTACTTGTCGGATTGACATACTGGGTCATTTACCTGCGTGGCGACGACCATCGCTGA